The Candidatus Rubidus massiliensis DNA segment TATTGCAGAGAATAAAGAAATTCATATTATTGGGCTAAATTATCTTTCCCCCTTACAGTACCAGTTTCTTTTAAAGGCTGGATCAACTTGCCAAATCTATTTTTATATTCTCAGCCCATGCCCACTTTATTGGGATGATATCTCCAATGATTTTCAAGATTCAAAACTTTTGCAATTTTTAAGAAAAAAAGGAATTAAACAACTGCAAGAACAAGCCTTGTCTTCTCTTTTAGAAAATAAAAACAGATTGTTAGCAAATTACGGAAAGCTTGGAAAAAATTTTTTGAGTATTATGGCTCAAGATGAACATGAAGTTGTAGAAAAATTTGTCCTTCCTTTCAATCCTCAAGAATTACCATTTTATGAAGACTTTGTAAGAGAAGATGATTATTTTGATCATCTTCCAATAACTGCTTTAAGTGTTATACAAATGGATCTAACTTTGTTGATTAATTCTCTACAAAGGCCAAAAATTAACCTTAAAGTGGATGATAAGAGTGTGCAAATCCATGAAGTGAATTCAAAACTTAGAGAAATAGAAGTCATTTATGATGCGATTTTGCAAATACTAGACGAAGATAAGAGTATCAAAGCCAATCAAATAACTATTTTAGCACCTAATATTCAAGACTATGCGCCTTATATAGAATATGTATTTAACCAGGATAAACAAATCCTGGATTACCAAATAATGGATATAGAAGAAAAATTAAAAAATCATTTTTTAGATGGGGTTATCCTATTATTTGAATTGGGAACTAGCCGATGGGAAAGTCATCAGTTATTAAAGTTGTTTGAAAATCCATTTTTTCTAGCAAAACAGAAATGGAAACAAGATGATCTTTATCAAATTAAAGAATGGATTTTGGAAACAGATATTCGTTGGGGAAGAGATGGTGATCATCGCAATGAAGTAATAGTTGGACATCACGAAAATATAAAAAATGAATATTTTAATAATTTTCAAACATGGAAGGACGGAATCGATAAATTATTGAATAGTTTAATCTATTCTCAATCCCTCGATAATCCTTTTCAAATTAAAAAAATCGAACTATTAGGTGAATGGATAAATCTCATTACGCAACTCTTTGAAGATTTATCTCCCATTCGTTCATCCCCCTTAAATTCTTTGAGCAATTGGGTGAAATATATACAAAATCTTATCCATAAATATTTTGAATGTTCAATGGAGAGTTCCTATGACAAGATTATTGTTTTATTGAATCAAATGGAACGATCTGATCGTTATTTAGAAAAGGAAGATTTATATCCATTTGATTCTGTCTTCGTTAAATTCAAGCAAAACATCGGGAAAAAAGATTACATACACAAAGAAAATCATTTGCACGCTGTCAAGTTTTGTTCGATGCTACCCATGAGAACTTTACCAAGTGCTGTTATAATCTTAATGGGACTTGAGGAGAATAAATTTCCTAAGCAATCCTTTTCCTCCCCTTTAGATTTACTTAACAAATATAAGGGAAATAAACCGAATCAAACAGATATAGATCGCTATTTATTTTTAGAAACTATTTTATCCGCTCGTCAATACTTAATTTTAACTTACATCAATTCCTCCACACAATATCCAGCTCAATCTATTATTTTATCGGATTTAATTGCTTACTTAGATGGGTCGGTGTGCTATGAGGGTAAAAAATTTTCACAAATCTGGTTTATAAAGCATTTAGCCTCTCCTTATGAATCGTTTTATTTTTTTAATCATTACTTGAAATCTTACTCTCGCAAACATTGGCAGACTTTACAATGGAAAATGAATTCCAAAATAGAAAAGCCTTTTTTTAAAAAAATAGTCGAGGGTGAGCTTGAATTTTTGGAAGAAATCTCAATTCAAGAATTGATTGACTTTGCCAAAAATCCTCTTAAATATTTTTTCAATAAAAAATTAGAGATTTATCTGCTTCAAGATAATCAAATAAAAAATGAGGAAAATTTTTTAATTACACCGATGCAATTGGGTCTTTTAAGAAAGCGGGGAGCCTTCGAAGAATCGCAAACTATAATTGAAACGGCTAATAAAATGGGTTTTCTTAATAAAAATATCTTTACACCCATTATGGAAGCTAAAATCGTAAAAGAGATAGACAATTTACGTTTATCAAGAGAATTATTTAATATTTCCAAAGACAATTTAATAGAGATACTATTTACCGAAGAGGTCAATGACAATACCCATAAACAAATTTTTCTCCCTCCTTTAACTATTAATACCTTGTCAAATAAATCAGTTAAAATTACCGGCAAACTTTTTCCTTTTTGCTCTGAGGGTTTTATAGTTAATAGTAAAGATACGTTTCAAGATTTACTTAAGGTTTGGCCTCACTATTTACTATTTCTTAAAGCAAAAAAAGATTTTCAATTGAATATTGAGGAAAATATTATTTTTTTAAGATCCTCTACCAAAAAAAAGATTAAAATAGAAAACGTAAATGAGATGTTGGCAAATTATCTCTCTTTTTATTTCAAGGGCAGTTCTGAGGGTACTTTAGTTATACCTGATTGGGCTTTAGAATTAGGGAAGTATACTCCAGGAAATGAAATACGGGTTTTTGAGCAATTTGTTAGCGATCCCTTCAATCCCTGTTACAATGAATACCTGAAATGGATATTTCGCTTTAGCAAACCAACTGCTAATGATATAGCAAATGCATATGAAGAATATAAAGAAGTATACGAAAATATCTACGATTTATGGGCGCAAAAATGAAAATTTTTGAAGTATTAAACAAAGAATTAGATATTAACCAATCCTATTTTTTGGAAGCATCAGCTGGGACTGGAAAAACTTTTGCTATAGAAAATATTATTTTAAGATTGTTGCTAGAAACGGATCCTCCCATTTCGATTGATCAATTACTTGTGGTTACCTTCACGAACGCTGCAGCTGTCGATTTAAAATTTAGAATTAAACAAAATTTAGAAAGAAATTACGATAACCTTTTAAGTGGTATACAAGAAAATTTACCAAATTATTTTCAAGAAGTAATAAAAAAAGATTTTCGCCAAGTAAAAAGAAAATTAGAAGAGGCTTTGTATTTATTTGATCAAACCCAAATTAAAACAATTCATGGATTTTGTTTAGATTTATTACAAAAGTATGCCTTCGAGGCAAATATTCATTTAGAATCTTTAAATAGTTTAATCACCTATGACGAAATAGAAGTAGTGATAAGTGATTTTTTTAGAGTTGGATTGGAAGATAATATATGCAGCCAAGTCCAACTTGAAAAATTATTAAACGACTTAAATCATGATTTCAACCTCTTAAAAACAAAATTAACTGAATTAATAGTAAAAAGCTCAGCCATAGCCTCAAAGGGTAGTTTTTTTGAGCTTTTTAAAAAATTTCAAGAAAATTTCCTAAACCATAGGTTTGAATATTGCCAACTTAAAAATGATTTAGAACTTTTATTACCTAATTATAAAAAATGTTCAAATTATCAAGAGGAAATAAATAGTTTAAATTTTTTGCTAGACCTTTTTAAAAAAGAAAATGTGTCTAAATCTGATTTTGACTATTTAATAAACAATGGTTCAGGTCTGTATAAAATTTTTCAAGAAGGAAATAAAAAAAGTAAGGTTAAGGAGGCAAATACTTTTTATCCTCATATAGTAACAACCTTACAAAATATATTTGGTGAAATTATTGAAAGAGCGCGATCCCCAATTTTTATTTTTTGCGAATTAGCCCATCATTGCCAAAAATTTTATCAAAATTATTTAAAAAATCACGAAAAATTTCATTTTGATCAACTCCTTATTAAAGTAAAAGAAGCTATTTTATCCTCTTCTTTTAAAGAAGAAGTTAGAAAAAACTTTTATGCGGTCATCATTGATGAATTTCAAGATACAGATCCAATTCAATGGGACATTTTTTCAAAACTATTTATTGATCAAGCTGATTGGAAAGGCAAAATTTATTTGGTTGGAGATCCAAAGCAATCAATTTATGCCTTTCGACAAGCAGATATCTATACCTATCTAACAGCTGCAAATTGTTTTAGTGAAAATTCACTTTTTTCGTTAAATGTGAATTATCGATCAGCTCCAAATCTTGTTAAAGGTTTAAATGTTATTTTTCATCAAGATCAAGTAGCAAAACTTTTTAGTTTGCCTAAGATCAATAGCCAAATTAATTATCCTCCGGTCCATTTTATTGAAAACAATGCATTTACCATAAAAGATGACTTTGGAAGTATCCATTTAATGTGTGTAAGTGAAAGTATAAAGTCAAAAAGAATAAAAAATATTCCTATCGAAGAATACGAAAGCAATTATTTTTTTCCTTTTTTTGCCAAAGAGTTAAAAAAATTGCACTCTTTAGATATCGCTTATAAAGATATTGCCATTCTAGTCAAAGATAAATTTCAAGGTGACAGAGTTAACCAATTTTTGAAAAAATCAAATATTGGAAGTAGCTTACAAAAGAATAAAGCAATTCAGGATTCCTATGTATTAACTGTTCTAATTGAATTATTAGAAGCTGTCAATTCTTACAAAAATACAAGTCTTGTCAAAGTGGCTTTGGCGGGTCCATTTTTTCGGTATGATCTTTCTGAATTGTTTTTACTCAATCAATTGGAAAATTTTGAAAAAGTGATAATTCGCTTTCACGAGTTACATGAAATCCTAAATCAAGAAGGTTTTTCGAAATTTATAGATAACTTTATCTATCATCCTTTTTTAGAGGATCAAATACCATTAAAAACTTTGCTATCCACAGAAGATGGAGATAGTTTTCTATTCGAATTTAGACAGTTATTGGAAATAATTTTAGCTAAAGAATCTGAATGTATATTGAACCCTGAATTTTTAATTTCATTTTTAAAAGAATTACAGCAACAAAAAAAATCTGATATTTCTATTGCTCAAGATGTAAGTCAAGATGTGGTTCAGATTATTACAACTCATTCCTCTAAAGGGCTTGAATATAAAGTAATTTTTGCTTTAAGTCTTATATCCCGCACAAATAAAGTTGAAGCTTTAGTTTCAAACAACAATCAACAACTTGAAGCTGTTTTAGAAAGTTCGATAGAATATATTCGTTTGTGTGAAGAAAAAGACGCTGAAAAAATGAGGCTACTTTACGTGGCTTTAACCCGCGCTAAATACAGGATTTATTTACCTATTTTAAATTTAGACAATTGTCCTTCGGCAAATTTCGGTTCTGCTTCTCCCATGGAGCTTTATTTAGCACAATTTAGGATGAAGTATGAAAGCTATTCAAGTCTTTACCAAAATTTGGTAGATAAAGATCATCCTAAAAGATTTCTTGAATTTTGTATGAGCCAAGAAGATGAGATTTTTACTTTATCTCAACTATTACCTTGTCCATATGAAATTGTTAAAGCAGAACAACGAGTAGATACCATTAATATTTCCTCTATTGAGCCATTTACCAAAGATTTTTTCTTAAGCCCAATTTATATTCAATCTTTTAACTCTCTTGCTAAAAAAGGTAAAAAAATAAATCTTTTTTTACCAAATCCAAACTCTTTACCCATTTCAAATGAAAATGAAAAAAATATTAATACCTTACCTTTAGGTAGAGTAACGGGCAATATTTTACATACGATTTTAGAAAAAATACCATTTGAATTAATTAAAAAAGTCAAAATTAGCGACGAACTTATTCCTTATATAAATCCTTATTGTTCGAATTCCACCTACGAGGGTTGGCAAAAAGTAATCGCTGAAATGGTGTATAATGCCTTTAATGCAATCTTAAATGATTTTTCTTTAAAGGATGTCGATGAAGATAAAATTTTTAGAGAGATTGAATTTACTTTGACTGTTGATCAATTGGTTGATATTGGAGAGTTAACCGCCTCAGACTTATTTTTGAAGGGTGTCATAGATTTAGTTTTTTTTCACAATAACAAGTATTATTTAATTGATTGGAAAACAAATTGGCTGGGAAATAACTTTGAAGATTATTCTTTTGTAAATATGCAGCAAGAAATGATTGAACAAAATTACTTTTTACAAGCAAACATTTATAAACATGCTTTGCGAAAATATTTGAAATTATTTGAAAAAAGAAACTTTGAAGATTGTTTTGGGGGAATATTTTACATATTTTTAAGAGGCGTTAGATCAAATTCAAAGCAAGGCTTATTTTTTTTGAATTCACAAGGTTGTTATGATATCAACTGTTGAGGCAAATGTGCATGAATGTATCCATTTCTGTCAGGAACATAACTTATTCGAGCCTATTGATTGTTTTTTGGCAAAAAAAATACTGAGTGATTTTCACATTGAAAGTAAAAATTTAGAATTATTACTTTGTTATTTATTTTTTGCTTGTCGCAATGGCCATATTTGCCTTCAGTTTTCTAACAAGAGTTTTGAACCGAGCTTAGAGAGATTCTTTACAAAAAAAAATATCAATGATCATAAAGAAATGATCTTAAAGATTAATCAAGCAATTATTACAAGCTTTTCTCAATTACCCGAAATTTTATACGTAGGTAGCCATTCCCCTTTAAAAAAAATCGATAAGTATCTTTATTTTAATAAATATTGGGAAGTATCTCAAATTTTTTTAAAAGCCTTTATTAGACTAATTTCTAGCAAACCCTCTCGAATGATAGACTTAAATTTTGTGAAACGAGATTTAGCCTTACTTGAAACTAATCACGTTTTACAAAAAGAACAAATTACTGCCATAGAAAATAGTATCAACCATTCCTTATCAATCATATTAGGGGGACCGGGCACTGGTAAAACGTTTACAGCTGGATATCTAATAGAAATAATCTTAAATAATATTAATAATCCAAAAAATTTTAAAATAGCCCTAGTGGCACCGACTGGAAAAGCTGCATCAAATTTGCAAAATAGTATATTGAAAAGGTTACCAAATTTTCCGACTACGGCATGTACCTTACACCAATTATTGAAAATAAAACGAAAGCGATTTCAAAGTGATGACGATATTTCATTGCCATATGACCTAATTTTAGTCGACGAAAGCTCAATGATTGACTTAGAAATTATGGCAAAATTATTTTCCTGTCTAAAATCGAACAGTCGCTTAATTATGCTAGGAGATTCTTATCAATTGCCTCCTGTTGAAGCTGGAAATTTGTTCACAGATATCATTAAAATACTCAAAGAGAAAAATGACTATAAGCCTTCTTTTCTAAATGTTTGTATGCGAATCGAAAGTAAAGATTTATTAGAATATGTTACACGCATAAAAGAAAAGGATATATCGGTATTAAAAACGAATTTATCTTCTGTTGTTTATAAAAATTTTCTCGAAGATAAGACCGAAAATATTGTCATAAATCAAACCCTAATTTGCCAATACGCAGAACAATATTATTCATTTTCTATTAAAAATATGGAAGATAATAAAGAATGGGATGAAATGTTTAGTTCTGTTGGAAAATTTCGTATTCTTTCTCCTTTGAAAAAAGGCAGATTTGGTGTTGAGGGGATAAATGATCTTATCTTACATTATTTTTATACAAAGAAAAAACAGATAGTTATTCCAATCATAATCACTAAAAATGATTATAAATTAGAATTATTTAATGGTGACACAGGTTTTTTAGTCTCGACAAGGTTTGGTAAAAGAGCCTTTTTTAAAAAAGGTACTTCCATTTTTTCTTGCGCGGCCTGTATTTTACCCTCTTATGATTTAGCGTTTTGCTTATCTGTTCATAAAAGTCAGGGAAGTGAATTTAAAAAAGTTCTATTGATTGTTCCAGAAGGGGCTTCTGTATTTGGTAATGAACTGTTTTATACGGGAGCTACTCGTGCTAAAAACGAGCTGGAAATATGGGGAGCAACAGATGTTCTTCAACAAATTATGATTAACAATTCTGAACGCATATCTGGTATTGAGGAACGCTATAATGATTTTTATAAACAAGAAGCCACTTTAGTCTAAGCTTTTTGTTTCTTATTTCATAGGGATCCAATTTTTTTTAGTAGATAGCGTTTTAAGTTGTGCTTTTTTTTGTTTTAAATTTTGTTCTTTTTTATTTTTTAAATTTTTAACAGATTTTCCTTCCACTTTATCTACTTGTTTCTCAAATTCTTCCAATTGATTTTTAATATTTGTCCACTCTTGGGAAGTAAAGTTATTGGGATTATTGAACGTTTGCTCAAATTCTTCGGCCGTTATATTAAAATGCTTAAGTAGATCATTGACTTTTTCTTTTAAATCGTTGCGCATCAGATGAATTTTATCGAAGATGGCATCAATTTCATCATCATCGGGTAAATCTTTAGGGGCAGAAGGTGGAGAAACGAGGTTTTTTTTACTTTTAGAGAAATCAAAAATATTATCTTTATTCATTTTTTTCTCAATTCAAGTAAGGTTAATCTCATTATATAAAATTATTTAATATATCTAAAGTCTATAGAACTATAAATAAACGAAATTATATAAAAAATTTAATCCCACACAATTGAAAATAATAATCTTCAAGGCTATACTTCTTTTTTAAAAACAATAAATTTGTTTTTTATTAACATTTCAAACTTAAATTTTTTATCAGGCTTTACGCACAAAAGGTATAATAATGAGCTATTTGAAAGAGATTCAAAATCAAATCAACAATCGTGATTTTAGTAAATTTCTCCAACTATGGGAGGAGTATTGTGCTGGCGATGAAGTCGACTTTAATGAATTCTCTCAAATACTTATTTTTCTAAAAAATTCAGAATTTTCAAAGCAGGTGGGTAAAATTATAGAGTCAATCTTACCTCTCTGGGAGACGATTAAAGATAAGAATGAAAAATATGAAATACTGAAACTTATTATCGATATTCAAAATACAAATTCTCAACAGCTAGCCACTTTGACGCTTGATGCCATACAAGAAAAATATCCAAATGATCCACAGTATAATGAGAAGTTAAGATTAATAGGATTGCGTTCTAAAGATAACTTTCAAGGCGCTTTATCTTATTATGACCTTTTAACGCACGTAGATATAGGAAAATATGTCTATCATCAAGGTGGTTGGGGTGTGGGAGAGATCATGGATTTATCTAAGATTCGTGAACAACTTACAGTTGAATTCGAAAACGTTGCAGGTAAAAGGCATTTTACTTTTCAAAATGCATTTAAAGCTTTAATTCCCTTAGCCGACGAACATTTTCTAGCACGTCGATTTGGTTACCCCGATACTTTAGAAAAAGAAGCTAAAGAAGATCCCGTAAAAGTTATAAAGTTATTGTTAAAGGATTTAGGGCCAAAAACAGCAGCTGAAATCAAAGATGAAATGGCCGAGTATATAATACCTGAGAGTGAATGGAGCAAATGGTGGCAGACTGCAAGAGCTAAACTTAAAAAAGATTGTTTTGTTGAAACTCCTAACAATCTAAAAGATACTTTCAAATTGCGGTCAAAAGAGATTACGCAAGAAGAGCGTATGAATAATACGATTAAAGATAATATGAATGCTGATAAGATTATTTATTCGACTTACAACTTTGTCAAAGATTTACCTGCTGTAAAAAGCAACAACGAAATCAGAGAAACATTAAAAAACAAACTACTTGATTTGTTGAAAGAAGAATTAAACCCAACTCAAGAACTTCAAGTCCTACTATTGTTAGAGCAATTTTTTCAACATAAAACAGAAAAAAAACAAGTTGTTGATCTAATAAAAAATCACACTTCCATCTTAGATTTAATCAATCCAATGACAATCTTAGCACTTAAAAAACGTTGCTTAGTTATCATTCGTGAAAATCGTGAAGATTGGGTAGACCTTTTTATTCAATCTTTATTTACGATACCTCAAGCTCCTTTAAAAGATTATTTAATTCAAGAATTGAATAAAGGGGATTCGCGTAAAAAATTATCTCACAAAATACACGATTTAGCAGAAAGACCCATAATGGCCCCAGAAATGCTTGTGTGGTATTTTCAAAAAATATTAAATGATACAAACCAAAACTTGCCTTATTCAGATAAGCTTGGTCAATGTCAAATTTTTGAGTCTTTTTTAATATTGTTAAGTCAGTTAGATTCTAAAAATGAATATAAAGATTTAGCTAAAAAAATGTATCAATTATTACTAGCTAAACGTTATGAAGTAGTAAGAAAAATCATTGCAGATACAGATTTAGAATTTATTAAAGAATTTTTGTTATTAGTTTCAAAATGTCAAATTATGACAGACCACGATTTAAAAATTATGCGTTCTTTGGCAGAAGTTGTACACCCATCCTTAGCAAATACTAAAACTCAGAAAGAAGAGACAAATGATGA contains these protein-coding regions:
- the recC gene encoding Exodeoxyribonuclease V gamma chain — protein: MKLFYSNRFEILYHYFQKNLFQNQNPFFDRWVIVPSLAVKSWLTLNIATDLGIASGFRFYYLDEALSLLNRKNGAEYQNQITKLELSFIIEKKLENKWHTFCSLDSEKQQIWLPIIDYIQKEGDKLTKKGKKRIISISNKLAEIFFDYAMFGQNLTLEWEQTDYTVHWQADLWKNIFDDESKIPFYHLRSSVNIAENKEIHIIGLNYLSPLQYQFLLKAGSTCQIYFYILSPCPLYWDDISNDFQDSKLLQFLRKKGIKQLQEQALSSLLENKNRLLANYGKLGKNFLSIMAQDEHEVVEKFVLPFNPQELPFYEDFVREDDYFDHLPITALSVIQMDLTLLINSLQRPKINLKVDDKSVQIHEVNSKLREIEVIYDAILQILDEDKSIKANQITILAPNIQDYAPYIEYVFNQDKQILDYQIMDIEEKLKNHFLDGVILLFELGTSRWESHQLLKLFENPFFLAKQKWKQDDLYQIKEWILETDIRWGRDGDHRNEVIVGHHENIKNEYFNNFQTWKDGIDKLLNSLIYSQSLDNPFQIKKIELLGEWINLITQLFEDLSPIRSSPLNSLSNWVKYIQNLIHKYFECSMESSYDKIIVLLNQMERSDRYLEKEDLYPFDSVFVKFKQNIGKKDYIHKENHLHAVKFCSMLPMRTLPSAVIILMGLEENKFPKQSFSSPLDLLNKYKGNKPNQTDIDRYLFLETILSARQYLILTYINSSTQYPAQSIILSDLIAYLDGSVCYEGKKFSQIWFIKHLASPYESFYFFNHYLKSYSRKHWQTLQWKMNSKIEKPFFKKIVEGELEFLEEISIQELIDFAKNPLKYFFNKKLEIYLLQDNQIKNEENFLITPMQLGLLRKRGAFEESQTIIETANKMGFLNKNIFTPIMEAKIVKEIDNLRLSRELFNISKDNLIEILFTEEVNDNTHKQIFLPPLTINTLSNKSVKITGKLFPFCSEGFIVNSKDTFQDLLKVWPHYLLFLKAKKDFQLNIEENIIFLRSSTKKKIKIENVNEMLANYLSFYFKGSSEGTLVIPDWALELGKYTPGNEIRVFEQFVSDPFNPCYNEYLKWIFRFSKPTANDIANAYEEYKEVYENIYDLWAQK
- the recB gene encoding Exodeoxyribonuclease V beta chain, which encodes MGAKMKIFEVLNKELDINQSYFLEASAGTGKTFAIENIILRLLLETDPPISIDQLLVVTFTNAAAVDLKFRIKQNLERNYDNLLSGIQENLPNYFQEVIKKDFRQVKRKLEEALYLFDQTQIKTIHGFCLDLLQKYAFEANIHLESLNSLITYDEIEVVISDFFRVGLEDNICSQVQLEKLLNDLNHDFNLLKTKLTELIVKSSAIASKGSFFELFKKFQENFLNHRFEYCQLKNDLELLLPNYKKCSNYQEEINSLNFLLDLFKKENVSKSDFDYLINNGSGLYKIFQEGNKKSKVKEANTFYPHIVTTLQNIFGEIIERARSPIFIFCELAHHCQKFYQNYLKNHEKFHFDQLLIKVKEAILSSSFKEEVRKNFYAVIIDEFQDTDPIQWDIFSKLFIDQADWKGKIYLVGDPKQSIYAFRQADIYTYLTAANCFSENSLFSLNVNYRSAPNLVKGLNVIFHQDQVAKLFSLPKINSQINYPPVHFIENNAFTIKDDFGSIHLMCVSESIKSKRIKNIPIEEYESNYFFPFFAKELKKLHSLDIAYKDIAILVKDKFQGDRVNQFLKKSNIGSSLQKNKAIQDSYVLTVLIELLEAVNSYKNTSLVKVALAGPFFRYDLSELFLLNQLENFEKVIIRFHELHEILNQEGFSKFIDNFIYHPFLEDQIPLKTLLSTEDGDSFLFEFRQLLEIILAKESECILNPEFLISFLKELQQQKKSDISIAQDVSQDVVQIITTHSSKGLEYKVIFALSLISRTNKVEALVSNNNQQLEAVLESSIEYIRLCEEKDAEKMRLLYVALTRAKYRIYLPILNLDNCPSANFGSASPMELYLAQFRMKYESYSSLYQNLVDKDHPKRFLEFCMSQEDEIFTLSQLLPCPYEIVKAEQRVDTINISSIEPFTKDFFLSPIYIQSFNSLAKKGKKINLFLPNPNSLPISNENEKNINTLPLGRVTGNILHTILEKIPFELIKKVKISDELIPYINPYCSNSTYEGWQKVIAEMVYNAFNAILNDFSLKDVDEDKIFREIEFTLTVDQLVDIGELTASDLFLKGVIDLVFFHNNKYYLIDWKTNWLGNNFEDYSFVNMQQEMIEQNYFLQANIYKHALRKYLKLFEKRNFEDCFGGIFYIFLRGVRSNSKQGLFFLNSQGCYDINC
- the recD_1 gene encoding Exodeoxyribonuclease V alpha chain; this encodes MISTVEANVHECIHFCQEHNLFEPIDCFLAKKILSDFHIESKNLELLLCYLFFACRNGHICLQFSNKSFEPSLERFFTKKNINDHKEMILKINQAIITSFSQLPEILYVGSHSPLKKIDKYLYFNKYWEVSQIFLKAFIRLISSKPSRMIDLNFVKRDLALLETNHVLQKEQITAIENSINHSLSIILGGPGTGKTFTAGYLIEIILNNINNPKNFKIALVAPTGKAASNLQNSILKRLPNFPTTACTLHQLLKIKRKRFQSDDDISLPYDLILVDESSMIDLEIMAKLFSCLKSNSRLIMLGDSYQLPPVEAGNLFTDIIKILKEKNDYKPSFLNVCMRIESKDLLEYVTRIKEKDISVLKTNLSSVVYKNFLEDKTENIVINQTLICQYAEQYYSFSIKNMEDNKEWDEMFSSVGKFRILSPLKKGRFGVEGINDLILHYFYTKKKQIVIPIIITKNDYKLELFNGDTGFLVSTRFGKRAFFKKGTSIFSCAACILPSYDLAFCLSVHKSQGSEFKKVLLIVPEGASVFGNELFYTGATRAKNELEIWGATDVLQQIMINNSERISGIEERYNDFYKQEATLV
- the greA gene encoding Transcript cleavage factor GreA, encoding MSYLKEIQNQINNRDFSKFLQLWEEYCAGDEVDFNEFSQILIFLKNSEFSKQVGKIIESILPLWETIKDKNEKYEILKLIIDIQNTNSQQLATLTLDAIQEKYPNDPQYNEKLRLIGLRSKDNFQGALSYYDLLTHVDIGKYVYHQGGWGVGEIMDLSKIREQLTVEFENVAGKRHFTFQNAFKALIPLADEHFLARRFGYPDTLEKEAKEDPVKVIKLLLKDLGPKTAAEIKDEMAEYIIPESEWSKWWQTARAKLKKDCFVETPNNLKDTFKLRSKEITQEERMNNTIKDNMNADKIIYSTYNFVKDLPAVKSNNEIRETLKNKLLDLLKEELNPTQELQVLLLLEQFFQHKTEKKQVVDLIKNHTSILDLINPMTILALKKRCLVIIRENREDWVDLFIQSLFTIPQAPLKDYLIQELNKGDSRKKLSHKIHDLAERPIMAPEMLVWYFQKILNDTNQNLPYSDKLGQCQIFESFLILLSQLDSKNEYKDLAKKMYQLLLAKRYEVVRKIIADTDLEFIKEFLLLVSKCQIMTDHDLKIMRSLAEVVHPSLANTKTQKEETNDDFIIWTTEEGYLKTQEKIKYIGTVEIVDNAKEIETARALGDLRENSEFKFAQERRARLQNELKTLSEQMNRARIITPVDVQTDTVGIGCVVDIKDQNNQMITYTILGPWDANPDERILSFQSKFAQAMVGLKEGDSFTFREEKFVIEKLQSMFDKKVSL